In Hamadaea flava, a genomic segment contains:
- a CDS encoding vWA domain-containing protein: MTKLMTRSTGAAFLVVLLALAGCSAGDKSSSSDQPQIGGGQGPGVSIPGGETSVDEQAQSTFALDVDTASYAYSVRQLQDGRWPDRSTVRPEEFVNSFDMDYGQPKGDGFALHVDGAGMPSTHRSQYSDRLRLLRVGLQTRADDSETRPDVALTFVIDVSGSMADTDRLDLVQDALHYLVRQLRRTDSVALVTFNERAKIVLPMTRLSQVEDLDRAIDSLAAGGSTNLESGLVTGYQVARDGFRQGSSNRVILLSDGLANVGNTESSPILRRVKAEADKEISLLGVGVGSSYGDELMEKLADQGDGFAVYVADREQARDVFVHRLPANLSVRALDAKAQVTFDESVVEAYRLVGYDDRLLSASAFRDDRVDGGEVGPGHAVTALYIVRLRPEVRSSAKVADVRVRWQDPTSRAASEAYESVVVNDLTGGFRSADPHLRLAYAAAFFAEALKSSSYAAEVQLDQLGQIAADAGEQLRDPKVAELTQAIRTAGRLRG, translated from the coding sequence ATGACGAAGCTCATGACCCGATCGACCGGAGCGGCCTTCCTGGTGGTGCTGCTGGCGCTCGCCGGGTGCAGTGCCGGTGACAAGAGCAGCTCGTCGGACCAGCCGCAGATCGGTGGCGGTCAGGGGCCCGGGGTGTCCATCCCCGGCGGCGAGACGTCCGTGGACGAGCAGGCTCAGTCGACCTTCGCGCTCGACGTGGACACCGCCTCGTACGCGTACTCGGTGCGCCAGTTGCAGGACGGGCGCTGGCCGGACCGGTCGACGGTGCGGCCGGAGGAGTTCGTCAACTCGTTCGACATGGACTATGGACAGCCGAAGGGCGACGGGTTCGCGTTGCACGTCGACGGGGCGGGGATGCCGTCCACCCACCGATCGCAGTACAGCGACCGGCTCCGGCTCCTGCGGGTCGGGTTGCAGACGCGAGCGGACGATTCGGAGACGCGGCCGGACGTGGCGCTGACCTTCGTGATCGACGTCTCGGGTTCGATGGCCGACACCGATCGGCTCGACCTGGTGCAGGACGCGTTGCACTATCTCGTACGCCAACTGCGCCGGACCGACTCGGTCGCGCTGGTGACGTTCAACGAGCGGGCGAAGATCGTGCTGCCGATGACCCGGCTGTCGCAGGTGGAGGATCTCGATCGGGCGATCGACTCGCTCGCCGCCGGTGGCTCCACCAACTTGGAGTCTGGGCTGGTCACCGGGTACCAGGTGGCTCGGGACGGGTTCCGTCAGGGCTCCTCGAACCGGGTGATCCTGCTGTCCGACGGGCTGGCCAATGTGGGCAACACCGAGTCGTCGCCGATCCTGCGCCGGGTGAAGGCCGAGGCCGACAAGGAGATCTCGCTGCTCGGCGTCGGCGTGGGCAGCAGCTACGGCGACGAGCTGATGGAGAAGCTGGCCGACCAGGGCGACGGGTTCGCCGTCTACGTGGCCGACCGCGAGCAGGCTCGGGATGTCTTCGTGCACCGGTTGCCGGCGAACCTGTCGGTCCGTGCACTGGACGCCAAGGCGCAGGTGACCTTCGACGAGTCGGTCGTCGAGGCGTACCGGCTCGTGGGGTATGACGATCGGCTGCTGAGCGCTTCCGCCTTCCGCGACGATCGCGTCGACGGCGGCGAGGTCGGGCCCGGCCACGCTGTCACGGCGCTCTACATCGTGCGGCTGCGGCCGGAGGTCCGGTCGTCGGCCAAGGTCGCCGACGTCCGCGTACGCTGGCAGGACCCCACGTCGCGGGCGGCCTCCGAGGCGTACGAGTCGGTGGTGGTGAACGATCTCACGGGCGGTTTCCGGTCGGCGGACCCGCACCTGCGCCTGGCCTATGCCGCGGCCTTCTTCGCCGAGGCGCTCAAGTCGTCGTCGTACGCCGCCGAGGTGCAGCTGGACCAGCTGGGGCAGATCGCGGCCGACGCCGGGGAGCAGTTGCGCGACCCGAAGGTCGCCGAGCTGACGCAGGCGATCCGGACGGCGGGCCGGCTGCGCGGCTGA
- the rplI gene encoding 50S ribosomal protein L9 produces the protein MKIILTQEVPGLGTPGDIVEVKDGYGRNYLLPQGLAISHTKGAEKQVATIKRARDAREIRDLDHAKEIKAQLEGLSVKLGARAGDGGRLFGSVTAGEVVVAVKAAGGPSLDRRRVELPSVIKSLGAYNVQVKLHPEVVAKFSVNVVPAAK, from the coding sequence ATGAAGATCATTCTGACTCAGGAGGTGCCGGGTCTCGGCACGCCGGGCGACATCGTCGAGGTCAAGGACGGCTACGGCCGTAACTACCTGCTGCCGCAGGGCCTCGCGATCTCGCACACCAAGGGCGCCGAGAAGCAGGTCGCGACGATCAAGCGGGCGCGCGACGCCCGGGAGATCCGGGACCTGGACCACGCCAAGGAGATCAAGGCCCAGCTCGAAGGGCTGTCCGTCAAGCTCGGCGCGCGCGCCGGCGACGGCGGCCGCCTGTTCGGCTCGGTCACCGCTGGTGAGGTCGTCGTCGCGGTCAAGGCCGCGGGCGGCCCCAGCCTCGACCGCCGCCGGGTGGAGCTGCCGAGCGTCATCAAGTCGCTCGGGGCGTACAACGTGCAGGTCAAGCTGCACCCCGAGGTCGTCGCCAAGTTCTCCGTGAACGTGGTTCCGGCCGCCAAGTAA
- the rpsR gene encoding 30S ribosomal protein S18: protein MAKAAALRKPKKKVNPLEKEGVTYIDYKDTALLRKFISDRGKIRARRVTGVTTQQQRQIARAVKNAREMALLPYTSTGR from the coding sequence ATGGCTAAGGCTGCCGCTCTTCGCAAGCCGAAGAAGAAGGTGAACCCGCTCGAGAAGGAGGGGGTCACCTACATCGACTACAAGGACACCGCGCTGCTGCGCAAGTTCATCTCGGACCGCGGCAAGATCCGCGCCCGCCGGGTGACGGGTGTGACCACCCAGCAGCAACGTCAGATCGCCCGTGCGGTCAAGAACGCCCGTGAGATGGCGCTCCTGCCGTACACGAGCACCGGACGCTGA
- a CDS encoding single-stranded DNA-binding protein, which translates to MAGETTITVIGNLTNDPELRFTPSGAAVAKFSVASTPRTLDRASGEWKDGEPLFLNCSVWRQVAENVAESLQRGSRVIVSGRLRQRSYETREGEKRTVIELEVDEIGPSLRYATAKVQKMSRSNGGGGGGGFGGGGGGGNSGGGGGFADDPWATAAPAGGGSGGNFDDEPPF; encoded by the coding sequence ATGGCTGGAGAAACCACCATCACGGTCATCGGTAACCTCACCAATGACCCAGAGTTGCGCTTCACCCCGTCTGGCGCTGCGGTCGCCAAGTTCAGCGTCGCCTCGACGCCGCGGACGCTCGACCGGGCTTCCGGTGAGTGGAAGGACGGCGAGCCGCTGTTCCTGAACTGCTCGGTGTGGCGGCAGGTGGCGGAGAACGTCGCCGAGTCGCTGCAGCGGGGCAGCCGCGTCATCGTGTCCGGCCGGCTGCGTCAGCGGTCGTACGAGACGCGTGAGGGCGAGAAGCGCACCGTCATCGAGCTGGAAGTCGACGAGATCGGTCCCTCGCTGCGCTACGCGACGGCGAAGGTCCAGAAGATGTCGCGGTCCAACGGTGGCGGCGGTGGTGGCGGCTTCGGCGGTGGCGGCGGCGGTGGCAACAGCGGTGGCGGCGGCGGTTTCGCCGACGACCCGTGGGCCACGGCGGCTCCCGCAGGCGGCGGTTCGGGTGGCAACTTCGACGACGAGCCACCTTTCTAA
- the rpsF gene encoding 30S ribosomal protein S6, producing MRHYEIMVILDPSLEERTVAPSLDTYLNVIRTSGGSVEKLDVWGRRRLSFEIDKKAEGIYAVIDLQAEPAAVAELDRQLRLNESVLRTKVIRPEVR from the coding sequence TTGCGTCATTACGAGATCATGGTGATCCTCGACCCGTCTCTCGAGGAGCGCACCGTCGCCCCGTCGCTCGACACGTACCTCAACGTGATCCGGACGTCGGGTGGTTCGGTGGAGAAGCTCGACGTCTGGGGCCGACGGCGCCTGTCGTTCGAGATCGACAAGAAGGCCGAAGGCATCTACGCCGTCATCGACCTGCAGGCTGAGCCTGCGGCCGTGGCCGAACTGGACCGTCAGCTGCGACTCAACGAGTCCGTGCTGCGTACCAAGGTCATCCGGCCGGAAGTTCGCTGA
- a CDS encoding deoxyribonuclease IV yields MCIGAHVDPGDPLAEAHARDAAVVQFFLADPQGWKDPAPRADAEQIKASDVQVFVHAPYVINVATTNNRIRIPSRKLLLSHANAAATVGASGLIVHGGHMLKDDDLSTGFDNWRKTFAYAAEQGGFATQVLIENTASGDKACARRFDALARLWDAVGEFGVGFCLDTCHAHAGGEDLIDIVDRVMAITGRIDLIHANGSRDGFDSGRDRHDNLQSGMIDPKLVVAAIRASGAPAVVETPGGAEGQSRDIAYLRSELAD; encoded by the coding sequence ATGTGTATCGGTGCCCATGTCGATCCCGGCGACCCGTTGGCCGAGGCGCACGCCCGCGACGCCGCGGTCGTGCAGTTCTTCCTGGCCGACCCCCAGGGCTGGAAGGATCCGGCGCCGCGCGCCGACGCCGAGCAGATCAAAGCCTCGGACGTGCAGGTGTTCGTCCACGCGCCGTATGTCATCAATGTCGCCACGACGAACAACCGCATCCGCATCCCCAGCCGCAAGCTCCTCCTGAGCCACGCGAACGCGGCGGCCACGGTGGGCGCCAGCGGGCTGATCGTCCATGGTGGACACATGCTCAAGGACGACGACCTGTCCACGGGCTTCGACAACTGGCGCAAGACCTTCGCGTACGCGGCCGAACAGGGCGGTTTCGCCACCCAGGTGCTCATCGAGAACACCGCCAGCGGAGACAAGGCCTGTGCCCGGCGGTTCGACGCGCTCGCCCGGCTCTGGGACGCCGTCGGCGAGTTCGGCGTCGGGTTCTGCCTGGACACCTGCCACGCCCACGCCGGCGGCGAGGATCTGATCGACATCGTGGACCGGGTGATGGCCATCACCGGCCGGATCGACCTCATCCACGCCAACGGCTCCCGGGACGGATTCGACTCCGGTCGCGACCGCCACGACAACCTCCAGTCCGGGATGATCGATCCGAAACTCGTCGTGGCGGCCATCCGGGCGAGCGGGGCGCCCGCGGTGGTGGAGACGCCGGGCGGGGCCGAGGGCCAGTCCCGCGACATCGCGTACTTGCGGTCCGAGCTGGCCGACTAG
- a CDS encoding transglycosylase domain-containing protein, giving the protein MSSYGDYPSGEGPATVSDEAHHPQGGPGQGRHRQGRVDDDEYVRGMRDRYTASTPPPPSGRARVPLREGAPAEPRPERPVAPARRPLPGLDFLRRLGKSRKRKALTIAFAAFIMLFGSTTIVVTYFVDNVAMLDPKNLPNAQVTKIFADDGKTQLAQLGTENREAIPMGILPDQVKHALIAGEDKDFYNHHGVSISGIVRAAWNNVTGGDTQGASTITQQYVKIATQDVEMSIFRKAREAVLARKLEDEYDKETILGFYLNNVYFGRGAIGVQVAARTYFNKNAKDLTVAEAAVLGAVVRQPEETATFAGYDPQLNPSAAQDRWAYVLNNMKDADWLSDTDRAAQQYPKTVLPIRKDAGNAQWGLKGVGQTGLVTGNVVNYISEELKAAPYNITDLKTGGYRITTTIDSKAQAAAESAARRGAPGSLMTGQKANVMAAIVAIEPKTGRVLAYYGGDDATGHDYAGKNFENGQLTGGHPAGSSFKMYTLAAALKDGYSLDSHFDPAAFKDGDFEIENAGRDVDESCGNYCTLEWATVHSYNVPFYKVTKLMGVDKVVAMAKSAGITTMWNTGDGKAYDLTSKTFKQTDNAPFYYHAGFGQYPITVIDHASGVATFANRGLYNKPHFVLKVERPIAGTDKFTPVNGEKLSPKQTIDQGIADDVNYVLQKIPGAGGHTLSGSRPVTGKTGTWQCQQTKHNCHAWFVGSTKQIAAAVWVGNVGKEQAVYEKTGKDVSGAGLPGNIWEKFMNAASKGMSEQRFADKAGVGDPTKQEPGLREPRKCKWIFFCPSTEPTRRGRG; this is encoded by the coding sequence ATGAGTTCGTACGGTGACTACCCCTCCGGCGAGGGCCCGGCCACGGTCAGCGACGAGGCACACCACCCTCAGGGCGGACCCGGGCAAGGCCGGCACCGCCAAGGGCGCGTCGACGATGACGAATACGTGCGCGGTATGCGGGATCGATATACCGCTTCCACGCCACCACCGCCGTCGGGGCGCGCCCGGGTGCCACTCCGGGAAGGAGCGCCCGCCGAGCCGCGACCGGAGCGTCCGGTCGCGCCCGCGCGCCGGCCGCTCCCCGGGCTCGATTTCCTCCGACGGCTGGGCAAGAGCCGCAAGCGCAAGGCGCTGACGATCGCGTTCGCAGCGTTCATCATGTTGTTCGGCAGCACCACCATCGTCGTCACGTACTTCGTCGACAACGTGGCGATGCTGGACCCGAAGAACCTGCCGAACGCTCAGGTCACCAAGATCTTCGCCGACGACGGCAAGACGCAGCTGGCCCAGCTCGGCACCGAGAACCGCGAGGCCATCCCGATGGGCATCCTCCCCGATCAGGTCAAGCACGCCCTGATCGCGGGTGAGGACAAGGACTTCTACAACCACCACGGGGTGTCCATCAGCGGCATCGTGCGGGCCGCCTGGAACAACGTCACCGGCGGCGACACCCAGGGCGCGTCGACGATCACGCAGCAGTACGTGAAGATCGCGACGCAGGACGTCGAGATGTCGATCTTCCGTAAGGCTCGCGAGGCGGTCCTCGCCCGCAAGCTGGAAGACGAGTACGACAAGGAGACGATCCTCGGGTTCTACCTGAACAACGTCTACTTCGGACGCGGGGCGATCGGCGTACAGGTGGCTGCCCGGACGTACTTCAACAAGAACGCCAAAGACCTGACGGTCGCAGAGGCGGCCGTGCTCGGCGCGGTCGTCCGGCAGCCGGAGGAGACGGCGACCTTCGCCGGATACGACCCGCAGCTGAATCCGTCGGCCGCGCAGGACCGGTGGGCGTACGTGCTGAACAACATGAAGGACGCGGACTGGCTGAGCGACACCGATCGGGCCGCGCAGCAGTACCCCAAGACGGTCCTGCCGATCCGAAAGGACGCCGGCAACGCGCAGTGGGGCCTCAAAGGCGTCGGCCAGACCGGGCTGGTCACCGGCAACGTCGTGAACTACATCTCGGAAGAGCTGAAGGCCGCGCCCTACAACATCACCGATCTGAAGACGGGCGGCTACCGGATCACCACCACGATCGACTCCAAGGCGCAGGCGGCTGCCGAGAGTGCGGCGCGGCGCGGAGCGCCCGGGTCGCTCATGACCGGTCAGAAGGCCAACGTGATGGCGGCGATCGTGGCCATCGAGCCGAAGACCGGCCGAGTGCTGGCGTACTACGGCGGCGACGACGCGACCGGCCACGACTACGCCGGCAAGAACTTCGAGAACGGCCAGCTCACGGGCGGCCACCCGGCCGGTTCGTCGTTCAAGATGTACACCTTGGCGGCCGCGCTCAAGGACGGCTACTCGCTCGACTCGCACTTCGACCCGGCCGCCTTCAAGGACGGCGACTTCGAGATCGAGAACGCCGGCCGGGACGTCGACGAGTCCTGCGGTAACTACTGCACCCTCGAATGGGCCACGGTGCACTCGTACAACGTGCCGTTCTACAAGGTCACCAAGCTGATGGGCGTGGACAAGGTCGTCGCGATGGCCAAGTCGGCCGGCATCACCACCATGTGGAACACCGGCGACGGCAAGGCGTACGACCTGACCAGCAAGACCTTCAAGCAGACCGACAACGCGCCGTTCTACTACCACGCCGGGTTCGGGCAATACCCGATCACAGTGATCGACCACGCCAGCGGCGTCGCGACCTTCGCCAACCGCGGCCTGTACAACAAGCCGCACTTCGTCCTGAAGGTCGAGCGGCCGATCGCGGGCACCGACAAGTTCACCCCGGTCAACGGCGAGAAGCTCAGCCCGAAGCAGACGATCGACCAGGGCATCGCCGACGACGTGAACTACGTCCTGCAGAAGATCCCGGGCGCGGGCGGGCACACGCTCAGCGGCAGCCGCCCGGTCACCGGCAAGACCGGCACGTGGCAGTGCCAGCAGACCAAGCACAACTGCCATGCCTGGTTCGTCGGCTCGACCAAGCAGATCGCGGCGGCCGTCTGGGTCGGCAACGTCGGCAAGGAACAGGCGGTCTACGAGAAGACCGGCAAGGACGTCAGCGGCGCGGGACTGCCCGGGAACATCTGGGAGAAGTTCATGAACGCCGCCAGCAAGGGAATGAGCGAGCAGCGCTTCGCCGACAAGGCCGGCGTGGGCGACCCGACCAAGCAGGAGCCCGGCTTGCGGGAACCGCGCAAGTGCAAGTGGATCTTCTTCTGCCCGTCGACCGAACCCACTCGTCGCGGTCGCGGTTGA
- a CDS encoding glycosyltransferase family 87 protein — MQAEVGQDQDDRDRPASPRIDAPSRSDGFVGGLAELIGGRLGEHAPVARRSVKFVSLIVLALTCLTLALHFVQKSPCRDGAWTDNKQYTNFCYTDVLALYYAEGLSDGQVPYIDHAVEYPVLTGVMMGVIGLPVHAYGQTHPDFNQGQAFYDITALVLFLFALGTAAMMLAIRRTRPWDVAMFALSPALLVTASVNWDFLAIVLAVGGVYAWSRKWPGYWAPALTGVLLGLGTAAKLWPGFLFVGLLAIALRTWRWVPFLVAAGTAAVTWLAVNVPVMVLNFDNWRRFIDLNNERGVDWGVLYYIGRYVDAKFWSGGEGDSGLFQWLSRDENRSLLNGISLALFAVACLGIIYLAMRAPVPPRLTQLAFLTVAAFLLFNKVWSQQFTLWLLPLAILARPRWGAFLVWQLAEVAYFLSFYGELLGASGKSVMPEGVFIFASIARWVTVAVLCGLVIRDIRNPRLDVVRQSDPLAV, encoded by the coding sequence GTGCAGGCTGAGGTGGGTCAGGATCAGGACGACCGCGATCGTCCGGCGTCCCCGCGCATCGACGCGCCGTCGCGTTCTGACGGCTTCGTCGGCGGTCTCGCCGAACTCATCGGCGGGCGGCTGGGCGAACACGCCCCGGTCGCCCGGCGGTCGGTCAAGTTCGTCTCGTTGATCGTGCTGGCGCTGACCTGCCTCACGCTCGCGCTGCATTTCGTCCAGAAGTCCCCGTGCCGAGACGGCGCGTGGACGGATAACAAGCAGTACACCAACTTCTGCTACACCGACGTCCTCGCGCTCTACTACGCCGAAGGGCTGAGCGACGGACAGGTCCCCTACATCGATCACGCCGTCGAGTACCCGGTGCTCACCGGCGTGATGATGGGGGTCATCGGGCTGCCCGTGCACGCGTACGGGCAGACCCACCCGGACTTCAACCAGGGCCAGGCGTTCTACGACATCACCGCCCTGGTGCTGTTCCTGTTCGCGCTCGGCACCGCCGCGATGATGCTCGCGATCCGACGAACAAGACCGTGGGATGTCGCGATGTTCGCGCTGTCCCCAGCCTTGCTCGTGACAGCCTCGGTGAACTGGGACTTCCTGGCCATCGTCCTCGCCGTCGGCGGCGTGTACGCCTGGAGCCGCAAATGGCCCGGCTATTGGGCGCCGGCGTTGACCGGCGTCCTGCTCGGCCTCGGCACCGCCGCGAAGTTGTGGCCGGGCTTCCTGTTCGTCGGGTTGCTCGCGATCGCCCTGCGGACCTGGCGGTGGGTGCCGTTCCTCGTGGCGGCGGGGACGGCGGCCGTCACCTGGCTAGCCGTCAACGTGCCGGTGATGGTGCTGAACTTCGACAATTGGCGCCGGTTCATCGACCTCAACAACGAGCGCGGCGTGGACTGGGGCGTGCTCTATTACATCGGCCGGTACGTCGACGCGAAGTTCTGGAGTGGCGGCGAGGGCGACTCGGGGCTGTTCCAGTGGCTATCCCGGGATGAGAATCGCAGTCTGCTGAACGGGATCAGCCTGGCGCTCTTCGCGGTCGCCTGCCTGGGGATCATCTACCTGGCGATGCGGGCGCCGGTGCCGCCACGGCTGACTCAACTGGCCTTCCTCACCGTCGCCGCCTTCCTGCTGTTCAACAAGGTCTGGTCGCAGCAGTTCACGCTGTGGCTGCTGCCCCTGGCGATCCTGGCCCGACCGCGCTGGGGTGCCTTCCTCGTCTGGCAATTGGCGGAAGTGGCGTACTTCCTGTCGTTCTACGGCGAGCTGCTGGGGGCGTCCGGTAAGTCCGTGATGCCGGAAGGTGTGTTCATTTTCGCCTCGATCGCCCGCTGGGTGACCGTCGCCGTGCTGTGTGGCCTGGTCATCCGGGACATCCGGAACCCACGGCTGGACGTCGTCCGGCAGTCCGATCCACTGGCGGTCTGA
- a CDS encoding transglycosylase domain-containing protein, whose translation MSSYGDPNAGWPGDAGDGRPAGSGNAGRGRAQVNSDGYGYQYDDDPARRGGQPSPSGRREEWPDNGPGYGRAAGSASVGSASVPGAAGSASVPGSAGRASVGRAGVPGSSGRASVPGAPVSPAGRASVRARGYEEGPGGGDGRGPGGPRGPRDRGGDGGSGGRPKRQVSADKAKKAKRTKILIASFAAFLIVFGVGAIGGTYYFDSVAELTPDNFKSAQTTMIMAGDNKTQLAQLGSENRIMVPILTVPEKTRLAMIAGEDKDFFEHHGISYSGIMRAAWKTLTTDETQGGSTITQQYIKIATDQAQISYARKLREAVLARKLEDKYDKNTIMGFYLNTIDFGRGAVGVEKAAQAYFGKSAKDLTFSQAAVLGSVIRDPYDDGGKLSIYDPEAHPDTAKGRWGYVLDNMKEKGWITAEERASAQFPEVIKYSTVTTSAEWGIKTAEGTNVGKATGNVVNYVYEELKEQGIEPKELRTGGYKVYTTIDPTAQKELEEASRPDIKGSELYGRKIVTDPKKKQDLESAGVVIDHTSGAVIAYYGGLDGTAIDLAGVNTQGGALVGGHPPGSSMKIYTLAAALDAGASLQSRWKAMPFTTDDKIKVGNAGAANTSCKDYCTLEYSFMKSYNVPFYWVARQIGPGKVVKMASQAGVRYMWNNDNIESLSAKGVQTDTSRTPFDRQVGFGQYGITVLDHATGVATLANGGVYNKPYFVTKVEKKDPVTGKYEIVKGVGHKADPKPVIKRQVANDVTYAMQKVFTDHGWSMSGREVAAKTGTWEGATVDKNGKAVPSDKNAHAWVVGFTKQFSVAIWTGNAAGAYPVIDPKTKSTITSGSTPYRIWSEFIKDFNDSKNFKKEKLADASHIGDDEVGFANGVSPSPTQPTLPGQGGDCIPLVTCPTQTTDPGNGGGNQSKSPTPTPTTSRSPRN comes from the coding sequence ATGAGTTCGTACGGCGACCCCAACGCCGGATGGCCCGGCGACGCCGGCGACGGCCGGCCCGCAGGCTCCGGCAACGCCGGACGCGGCCGAGCACAAGTCAACAGTGATGGCTACGGCTATCAGTACGACGACGACCCCGCTCGTCGAGGTGGGCAGCCCTCCCCCTCGGGCCGTCGTGAGGAGTGGCCGGACAACGGCCCCGGCTACGGCCGGGCGGCCGGATCGGCCTCGGTGGGGTCCGCCTCGGTTCCCGGTGCCGCCGGATCTGCCTCCGTTCCCGGCTCGGCCGGACGGGCCTCGGTCGGCCGGGCCGGCGTACCGGGGTCTTCGGGGCGCGCCAGCGTTCCCGGCGCACCGGTGTCGCCCGCCGGGCGGGCGAGCGTACGCGCTCGGGGATATGAGGAAGGACCAGGTGGCGGCGACGGCCGCGGCCCGGGTGGTCCGCGCGGTCCCCGGGATCGTGGCGGCGACGGCGGCTCGGGTGGGCGGCCGAAGCGGCAGGTATCCGCCGACAAGGCGAAGAAGGCGAAGCGGACCAAGATCCTGATCGCGTCGTTCGCGGCTTTCCTCATCGTCTTCGGGGTCGGCGCCATCGGCGGCACCTATTACTTCGACAGCGTCGCCGAGCTGACGCCGGACAACTTCAAGAGCGCGCAGACCACCATGATCATGGCGGGCGACAACAAGACGCAGCTCGCTCAGCTCGGTTCCGAGAACCGCATCATGGTGCCGATCCTCACCGTCCCGGAGAAGACCCGGTTGGCCATGATCGCCGGTGAGGACAAGGACTTCTTCGAGCACCACGGCATCTCCTACTCCGGCATCATGCGAGCCGCATGGAAGACGCTGACCACCGACGAGACGCAGGGTGGTTCGACGATCACCCAGCAGTACATCAAGATCGCCACCGATCAGGCCCAGATCTCGTACGCCCGGAAGCTGCGTGAGGCGGTCCTCGCCCGCAAGCTGGAGGACAAGTACGACAAGAACACGATCATGGGCTTCTACCTGAACACCATCGACTTCGGCCGGGGCGCCGTCGGGGTGGAGAAGGCGGCGCAGGCGTACTTCGGCAAGAGCGCCAAGGACCTGACGTTCTCGCAGGCGGCCGTCCTGGGTTCGGTCATCCGTGACCCATACGACGACGGCGGCAAGCTGAGCATCTACGACCCCGAGGCGCACCCGGACACGGCCAAGGGCCGCTGGGGCTACGTGCTCGACAACATGAAGGAAAAGGGCTGGATCACCGCGGAGGAGCGCGCCTCGGCGCAGTTCCCCGAGGTCATCAAGTACTCGACGGTGACGACTTCGGCCGAGTGGGGCATCAAGACCGCCGAGGGCACCAACGTCGGCAAGGCCACCGGCAACGTCGTGAACTACGTGTACGAGGAGCTCAAGGAGCAGGGCATCGAGCCCAAGGAGCTGCGTACCGGCGGTTACAAGGTCTACACCACGATCGACCCCACTGCGCAGAAGGAATTGGAGGAGGCGTCCCGGCCGGACATCAAGGGCTCCGAGCTCTACGGCCGCAAGATCGTCACCGATCCTAAGAAGAAACAGGATCTGGAGTCGGCCGGCGTCGTCATCGACCACACCTCCGGCGCCGTGATCGCGTACTACGGCGGCCTCGACGGCACCGCGATCGACCTGGCCGGCGTGAACACCCAAGGTGGCGCGCTGGTCGGCGGGCACCCGCCGGGCTCCTCGATGAAGATCTACACGCTGGCCGCGGCGCTGGACGCGGGCGCGTCCTTGCAGTCGCGCTGGAAGGCGATGCCGTTCACGACCGACGACAAGATCAAGGTCGGCAACGCCGGCGCCGCCAACACCAGCTGCAAGGACTACTGCACGCTTGAGTACAGCTTCATGAAGTCGTACAACGTGCCGTTCTACTGGGTCGCCCGGCAGATCGGCCCCGGCAAGGTCGTGAAGATGGCGAGCCAGGCCGGTGTCCGCTACATGTGGAACAACGACAACATCGAGAGCCTGTCCGCCAAGGGCGTCCAGACCGACACGTCGCGTACGCCGTTCGACCGTCAGGTCGGCTTCGGCCAGTACGGCATCACGGTGCTCGATCACGCGACCGGCGTGGCGACGCTGGCCAACGGCGGTGTCTACAACAAGCCGTACTTCGTGACGAAGGTCGAGAAGAAGGACCCCGTCACCGGCAAGTACGAGATCGTGAAGGGCGTCGGGCACAAGGCCGATCCGAAGCCGGTCATCAAGCGACAGGTCGCCAACGACGTCACGTACGCGATGCAGAAGGTCTTCACCGACCACGGCTGGTCGATGAGCGGCCGTGAGGTCGCCGCGAAGACCGGTACCTGGGAAGGCGCCACGGTCGACAAGAACGGCAAGGCCGTGCCGAGCGACAAGAACGCGCACGCCTGGGTCGTCGGCTTCACCAAGCAGTTCTCGGTGGCGATCTGGACCGGCAACGCCGCCGGGGCTTACCCGGTGATCGACCCGAAGACGAAGAGCACGATCACCTCCGGTTCGACGCCGTATCGGATCTGGTCGGAGTTCATCAAGGACTTCAACGACTCGAAGAACTTCAAGAAGGAAAAGCTCGCCGACGCCTCGCACATCGGCGACGACGAGGTCGGTTTCGCCAACGGCGTCTCGCCGTCGCCGACTCAGCCGACGCTGCCGGGCCAGGGCGGCGACTGCATTCCGCTGGTGACCTGCCCGACCCAGACGACCGACCCGGGCAACGGCGGCGGCAACCAGTCCAAGTCCCCGACACCGACGCCGACGACGAGTCGCAGCCCTCGCAACTGA
- a CDS encoding DUF5318 family protein gives MRTQRQVVDYALQRRALLREVYAGHVGTYEVCDASSYLKTAARYHGEATEQLCPICRREFLTQVHYIYGDELKQSAGQARSRAELAKLATSLREFQVYVVEVCRGCSWNHLVEQFLLGTAGAPAPEDVTTGSLPASPGRAATA, from the coding sequence ATGCGGACGCAACGGCAGGTAGTTGACTATGCGTTACAGCGCCGTGCGCTGTTACGTGAGGTCTATGCCGGCCACGTGGGGACCTATGAGGTCTGCGACGCCTCGTCCTATTTGAAGACCGCGGCTCGTTATCACGGTGAGGCGACCGAGCAGCTGTGCCCCATCTGCCGGCGCGAGTTCCTCACGCAAGTCCACTACATCTACGGTGACGAGTTGAAGCAGTCGGCCGGGCAGGCCCGCTCCCGGGCCGAGCTGGCGAAACTGGCGACTTCTTTACGGGAATTCCAGGTCTACGTGGTAGAGGTGTGCCGCGGGTGTTCCTGGAACCACCTTGTGGAACAGTTCCTGCTGGGTACCGCGGGTGCGCCCGCGCCCGAAGACGTGACAACGGGGTCTCTCCCGGCCTCCCCCGGCCGGGCAGCCACGGCGTGA